A window of Microcystis aeruginosa FD4 contains these coding sequences:
- a CDS encoding universal stress protein produces MFERALICTDLFDGLHRLVHCVPHLALSGLKQVIFLHSIPIWEQPTLAAVDQAKIDAAKEKLSPALANIPDGMTVIVEISNRRPVDAVQEILAHHSIDVILMGNPMRGAVQEKLFGSTSLAIAGITDIPLLIFRPQLLSVYTRDELALRCQHLWKHLLIPYDGSSDAIYLIEQMEKYAQTCATGSFEQCLLVWVVENISRDPGVTEYRLNDARRELESVQARLEKLGLQVQSEVRQGTPVLEVLTAAEENDISAIAVATCHRSNMLEWLAVRRINEDILHQLWFPLLFFSPKG; encoded by the coding sequence ATGTTCGAGCGCGCTTTGATCTGTACAGATCTTTTCGATGGTCTCCATCGTCTTGTCCATTGTGTGCCACACTTAGCCCTGAGCGGCTTAAAACAAGTTATCTTCCTCCACAGTATTCCGATTTGGGAACAACCCACCCTAGCTGCCGTAGATCAAGCAAAAATTGACGCGGCCAAAGAAAAATTATCCCCAGCTTTAGCAAATATTCCCGACGGTATGACAGTTATTGTCGAAATCTCTAACCGTCGTCCCGTGGATGCCGTGCAGGAAATCCTCGCGCATCACTCTATTGACGTGATTTTGATGGGAAATCCCATGCGCGGTGCTGTCCAAGAAAAATTATTCGGTAGTACCAGTTTAGCGATCGCAGGTATTACCGATATTCCGCTGCTGATTTTCCGACCGCAATTATTATCAGTTTATACTCGCGATGAATTAGCCCTGCGCTGTCAGCATCTCTGGAAACATTTATTAATTCCCTACGATGGCAGTTCCGACGCAATTTATCTAATTGAACAGATGGAAAAATACGCTCAAACTTGCGCCACCGGCTCTTTTGAGCAATGTCTTCTCGTCTGGGTAGTGGAAAATATCAGTCGCGATCCCGGTGTCACCGAATACCGTTTAAATGATGCCCGTCGGGAATTAGAATCGGTGCAAGCGCGACTAGAAAAACTCGGTTTGCAAGTACAGAGCGAAGTGCGACAAGGAACACCTGTATTAGAAGTTTTGACGGCAGCAGAAGAAAATGATATCAGTGCGATCGCTGTAGCCACCTGCCATCGTTCTAATATGTTGGAATGGTTAGCAGTGCGTCGGATTAATGAAGATATTCTTCATCAACTGTGGTTCCCCTTATTATTTTTCTCACCGAAGGGATAG
- a CDS encoding NblA/ycf18 family protein gives MSQPIELSLEQQFNIRSFQTQVEKMSQEQAQDFLIKLYEQMMVRENMYKAFLKHQWGLDSNPWAPQ, from the coding sequence ATGTCTCAACCGATCGAACTTTCCTTAGAACAACAGTTCAACATTCGTTCTTTTCAGACTCAGGTAGAAAAAATGAGTCAGGAGCAAGCGCAGGATTTCCTGATCAAGCTCTACGAACAAATGATGGTCAGAGAAAATATGTACAAAGCTTTTCTCAAACACCAGTGGGGTCTAGATTCTAATCCCTGGGCCCCCCAGTAA
- the arsC gene encoding arsenate reductase, glutathione/glutaredoxin type encodes MKKVMFACRKNSCRSQIAEGFAKTLGAGKIAVTSSGLEAAKVHPGAIEVMQEIGIDITDQTSKPIRDFNPEDYDAVISLCGCGVNLPEGWVLQEIFEDWLIDDPDGQPIETFRRVRDEIKAKVIGLIEQLS; translated from the coding sequence ATGAAAAAAGTAATGTTTGCCTGTAGAAAAAATTCCTGTCGTTCCCAAATCGCCGAAGGTTTCGCTAAAACTTTAGGCGCGGGTAAAATTGCTGTCACCAGTTCTGGATTAGAAGCGGCCAAAGTTCACCCCGGAGCAATCGAAGTTATGCAGGAAATTGGTATCGATATTACTGACCAAACTTCTAAACCAATTAGGGATTTTAATCCCGAAGATTACGATGCCGTTATCTCCCTATGTGGTTGCGGTGTCAATCTGCCGGAAGGATGGGTTTTACAGGAAATTTTCGAGGATTGGTTAATTGATGATCCCGATGGTCAACCTATCGAAACTTTTCGCCGAGTTCGCGATGAAATTAAGGCTAAAGTTATCGGATTAATCGAGCAGTTAAGTTAA